A stretch of the Amycolatopsis sp. BJA-103 genome encodes the following:
- a CDS encoding electron transfer flavoprotein subunit beta/FixA family protein, which produces MTNIVVLVKQVPDTYSERKLSGADNTLDRESADAVLDEINEKAVEEALKIKEAGEGEVTVVSVGPDRATDAIRKALSMGADKAIHVSDEALHGSDAIATAKVLAAAIGKVEGYDLVITGNEASDGRGGAVPAIIAELLGLPQLTHVNELTVDGTSIKADRYTEDGVTHLEANLPALVSVGEKINEPRYPSFKGIMAAKKKPVETLTVADLGLDAGEVGLGNAWSSVLEATPKPPRTAGERVEDEGDGGSKVAAYLVAQKLI; this is translated from the coding sequence ATGACGAACATCGTTGTCCTGGTCAAGCAGGTACCGGACACCTACTCGGAGCGGAAGCTCTCCGGTGCCGACAACACTCTTGACCGCGAATCCGCCGACGCCGTGCTCGACGAGATCAACGAGAAGGCCGTCGAAGAAGCCCTGAAGATCAAGGAAGCCGGCGAGGGCGAGGTCACCGTCGTCTCGGTGGGTCCCGACCGCGCGACCGACGCGATCCGCAAGGCGCTGTCCATGGGCGCCGACAAGGCCATCCACGTCTCCGACGAAGCGCTTCACGGCTCCGACGCGATCGCCACCGCCAAGGTGCTGGCCGCCGCGATCGGCAAGGTCGAAGGCTACGACCTGGTCATCACCGGGAACGAGGCCTCCGACGGCCGCGGTGGCGCCGTGCCGGCGATCATCGCCGAGCTGCTCGGCCTGCCGCAGTTGACCCACGTGAACGAGCTGACCGTCGACGGCACCTCGATCAAGGCCGACCGCTACACCGAGGACGGTGTCACGCACCTCGAGGCGAACCTGCCCGCGCTGGTGAGTGTCGGCGAGAAGATCAACGAGCCGCGCTACCCCTCCTTCAAGGGCATCATGGCCGCGAAGAAGAAGCCGGTCGAGACGCTGACCGTCGCGGACCTCGGTCTCGACGCGGGCGAGGTCGGCCTCGGCAACGCCTGGTCGTCGGTGCTCGAAGCCACTCCGAAGCCGCCGCGCACCGCCGGTGAGCGCGTCGAGGACGAGGGTGACGGCGGCAGCAAGGTGGCCGCTTACCTGGTCGCGCAGAAGCTCATCTGA
- a CDS encoding DegV family protein: MRSMPGPVAVITDSTSCLPVPVAERWGIGVVQVQLQVGEQFDEENRYDRDEVIGQLRAGTPVKTAPPEVAAFFWAFQDAASKGASAIVSVHISGRMSETVNAAREAAQQVNIPVHVLDSGTTGMSLGFAATSAAKVAAAGGQATRVIDAAERRFRGSREILYVDTLEFLRRGGRIGAAQAFLGSAFSIKPLLTLKNGEVAPLTRVPGQRRALNKLVDLAVDCAGDQDVEVAITRFGPDERDLEIGGRLRARLPHMVDSTLVDASMILGAHLGPGAIGITVSPV; encoded by the coding sequence ATGCGTTCCATGCCCGGCCCTGTCGCCGTGATCACGGACTCGACCTCCTGCCTCCCCGTCCCGGTCGCCGAACGCTGGGGAATCGGCGTCGTTCAGGTCCAATTACAGGTCGGCGAGCAGTTCGACGAGGAGAACCGCTACGACCGCGACGAAGTCATCGGACAGCTGCGCGCCGGGACCCCGGTGAAGACGGCGCCTCCGGAGGTCGCCGCGTTCTTCTGGGCGTTCCAGGACGCCGCGAGCAAGGGCGCCTCGGCGATCGTCAGCGTCCACATCTCGGGACGGATGTCGGAGACGGTGAACGCCGCCCGCGAGGCCGCCCAGCAGGTGAACATCCCCGTCCACGTCCTCGACAGCGGGACCACGGGGATGAGCCTCGGTTTCGCGGCGACCTCGGCGGCCAAGGTCGCCGCCGCCGGCGGGCAGGCCACCCGGGTGATCGACGCGGCCGAGCGCCGGTTCCGGGGCAGCCGGGAGATCCTCTACGTCGACACGCTGGAGTTCCTGCGGCGCGGCGGCCGGATCGGCGCGGCGCAGGCGTTCCTCGGCTCCGCGTTCTCGATCAAACCCCTGCTGACGCTGAAGAACGGCGAGGTCGCCCCGCTGACCAGGGTGCCGGGCCAGCGGAGGGCGCTCAACAAACTCGTCGACCTCGCGGTGGACTGCGCGGGTGATCAGGACGTCGAGGTCGCCATCACCCGGTTCGGCCCCGACGAACGCGACCTGGAGATTGGCGGGCGGTTGCGGGCCCGGCTGCCGCATATGGTCGACAGCACCCTGGTCGACGCCAGCATGATCCTCGGCGCCCACCTCGGTCCCGGCGCGATCGGCATCACGGTGTCCCCGGTGTAG
- a CDS encoding class I SAM-dependent methyltransferase — protein sequence MTTPATRAEALHLTGERTVPGIAEENYWFRRHEAAYHHLLPLCEGKTVLEAGCGEGYGAGLIATVAARVLALDYDVPTTEHVARRYPGIGVARANLVFLPLRDASIDVVANFQVIEHLWDQGAFLAECRRVLAPGGRLIVTTPNRLTFTPDSDTPLNPFHTRELAPSELDELLRDAGFEVETLHGLHHGEGVAKLDAEYGGSIIDAQLDVVMGQLPGQATWPPALLADVEGIQAADFAIHGEDLDASLDLVAVAVRR from the coding sequence GTGACCACCCCAGCCACCAGGGCCGAAGCGCTGCACCTCACGGGTGAACGCACCGTGCCGGGCATCGCCGAGGAGAATTATTGGTTTCGCCGCCACGAAGCGGCGTATCACCATCTCCTCCCGCTGTGCGAAGGCAAGACCGTCCTGGAGGCGGGCTGCGGCGAGGGCTACGGCGCCGGGCTCATCGCCACCGTCGCCGCGCGGGTGCTCGCGCTCGACTACGACGTGCCCACCACGGAGCACGTCGCCCGCCGCTACCCCGGCATCGGTGTGGCCAGGGCGAACCTGGTGTTCCTGCCGCTGCGGGACGCCTCGATCGACGTGGTCGCCAACTTCCAGGTGATCGAGCATCTCTGGGATCAGGGCGCCTTCCTCGCCGAGTGCCGCCGCGTGCTGGCTCCCGGCGGACGGCTGATCGTCACCACGCCCAACCGGCTGACCTTCACCCCAGACAGCGACACCCCGCTCAACCCGTTCCACACCAGGGAACTCGCACCGTCCGAATTGGACGAACTGCTGCGTGACGCCGGGTTCGAGGTCGAGACGCTGCACGGTCTCCACCATGGTGAAGGCGTCGCGAAGCTCGACGCCGAGTACGGCGGCTCGATCATCGACGCGCAGCTCGACGTCGTCATGGGACAACTGCCCGGCCAGGCGACCTGGCCGCCCGCACTGCTCGCCGACGTCGAAGGCATCCAGGCCGCGGACTTCGCGATCCACGGCGAAGACCTCGACGCCAGCCTCGACCTCGTCGCCGTGGCGGTGCGGCGATGA
- a CDS encoding 1,4-alpha-glucan branching protein domain-containing protein, with protein sequence MSEYEGTFCLVVHSHLPWLPHHGSWPVGEEWLYQAWAHSYLPMVDLLRRFADEGREDVLTLGMTPILAAQLDDPYCIDAFHDWLGHWQLRAWHASTLWRGDPLLRDLAASEYRTATRAAEELETRWRHGFSPILRSFVDNGTIELLGGPLAHPFQPLLDPAVRDFMLRGGLADTALRIGQRPEGIWAPECGYAPGMEAGYAAAGVRRFMVDGPSLHGDTSAARTVGDSDVVCFGRDLEVTYRVWSPKAGYPGNAAYRDFHTWAHEVGLKPSRVTGKTVEPPDKAPYDPAMASGVLGGHVQDFVDTVVARLRSLKAEHGRESLVVAAYDTELFGHWWHEGPAWLEGVLRALPEAGVRVTTLKGALEAGHLGGKVDLPASSWGSGKDWRVWDGEQVADMVRDNTALQHRMLDLVTGMDTTTRDAVRDQAVAEAMLALSSDWAFMVTKDSAADYARRRAKAHTDRFDTLAGLLRDGAHERAGETAAAFRRDDGPFGHVDARDLLRK encoded by the coding sequence ATGAGCGAGTACGAGGGCACGTTCTGCCTCGTCGTGCACAGCCACCTGCCGTGGCTGCCGCACCACGGGTCCTGGCCGGTCGGCGAAGAATGGCTTTACCAGGCCTGGGCGCATTCGTACCTGCCGATGGTCGACCTTCTGCGCCGCTTCGCCGACGAGGGCCGCGAAGACGTCCTCACCCTCGGCATGACCCCGATCCTCGCCGCCCAGCTCGATGACCCCTACTGCATCGACGCGTTCCACGACTGGCTCGGGCACTGGCAGCTGCGCGCGTGGCACGCGTCCACGCTCTGGCGCGGCGACCCGCTGCTGCGCGATCTCGCCGCGAGCGAGTACCGGACGGCGACCAGGGCGGCCGAAGAACTCGAAACCCGCTGGCGTCACGGCTTCTCGCCGATCCTCCGGTCCTTTGTGGACAACGGGACGATCGAACTTCTCGGCGGCCCGCTGGCGCATCCGTTCCAGCCGTTGCTCGACCCGGCGGTCCGGGACTTCATGCTGCGCGGCGGCCTCGCCGACACCGCGCTGCGGATCGGACAGCGCCCCGAGGGCATTTGGGCACCTGAATGCGGGTACGCGCCCGGCATGGAAGCCGGGTACGCCGCCGCGGGCGTCCGGCGGTTCATGGTCGACGGGCCTTCCCTGCACGGCGACACCTCGGCCGCGCGCACCGTCGGCGACTCCGACGTCGTCTGCTTCGGCCGCGACCTCGAAGTCACCTACCGCGTCTGGTCGCCGAAGGCCGGCTACCCCGGCAACGCCGCCTACCGCGACTTCCACACCTGGGCGCACGAAGTCGGCCTCAAGCCGTCCCGGGTGACCGGCAAGACCGTCGAGCCGCCGGACAAGGCGCCCTACGATCCGGCGATGGCCTCGGGCGTCCTCGGCGGCCACGTCCAGGACTTCGTCGACACCGTCGTCGCGCGGCTGCGCTCGCTCAAGGCCGAGCACGGCCGCGAGTCGCTCGTCGTCGCCGCGTACGACACGGAACTGTTCGGGCACTGGTGGCACGAGGGACCGGCCTGGCTCGAAGGTGTCCTGCGCGCATTGCCCGAGGCGGGCGTCCGCGTCACCACGCTCAAGGGCGCGCTCGAAGCGGGCCACCTCGGCGGGAAGGTCGATCTCCCGGCGTCGTCGTGGGGCTCGGGCAAGGACTGGCGGGTCTGGGACGGCGAGCAGGTCGCCGACATGGTGCGGGACAACACCGCGCTGCAGCACCGGATGCTCGACCTCGTCACCGGGATGGACACGACGACCCGTGACGCCGTCCGCGACCAGGCCGTCGCCGAGGCGATGCTGGCGCTTTCGAGCGACTGGGCGTTCATGGTCACCAAGGACTCCGCCGCCGACTACGCGCGGCGGCGGGCGAAGGCGCACACCGACCGGTTCGACACGCTGGCCGGACTGCTCCGCGACGGCGCGCACGAGCGGGCCGGGGAGACGGCGGCCGCGTTCCGGCGCGACGACGGGCCGTTCGGGCACGTCGACGCGCGTGATCTGCTGAGGAAATGA
- a CDS encoding glutathione peroxidase, whose amino-acid sequence MGIHDIPLKTLADEDTTLGALEGKTLLVVNVASKCGLTPQYTGLEKLQERYADKGFSVVGFPCNQFAGQEPGTAEEIQTFCSTTYGVSFPLFAKLDVNGESRHPLYAELTKAADAEGAAGDVQWNFEKFLVSPSGEVVGRFRPRTEPEDETITKAIEATVGA is encoded by the coding sequence ATGGGGATCCACGACATTCCGCTGAAGACGCTCGCGGACGAGGACACCACGCTCGGCGCGCTCGAGGGCAAGACGCTGCTGGTGGTGAACGTGGCGTCGAAATGCGGCCTGACGCCGCAGTACACCGGACTGGAGAAGCTGCAGGAACGCTACGCGGACAAGGGTTTCTCCGTCGTCGGGTTCCCGTGCAACCAGTTCGCTGGCCAGGAGCCGGGTACCGCCGAGGAGATCCAGACCTTCTGCTCGACGACGTACGGGGTTTCGTTCCCGCTGTTCGCGAAGCTGGACGTCAACGGGGAAAGCCGTCACCCGCTCTACGCCGAGCTGACCAAGGCTGCCGACGCGGAAGGCGCCGCGGGCGACGTGCAGTGGAACTTCGAGAAGTTCCTCGTCTCCCCGTCCGGTGAAGTGGTGGGCCGTTTCCGCCCGCGCACCGAACCCGAGGACGAAACGATCACCAAGGCGATCGAGGCCACCGTCGGCGCCTGA